In one Terriglobales bacterium genomic region, the following are encoded:
- a CDS encoding aldo/keto reductase has product MKLRKLGRTGFEVSDVAYGLWGMSGWSGSDDQESQNSMQFAADLGCNFFDSAWAYGDGKSDAFLGETLRRNPGKRLYAASKVPPKNRKWPASPKDPYSDVFPADHVFEYADLIRKKLQTDSIDLLQFHVWNDGWTDEKEFHETVSKLKRDGTVRAFGISLNRWEPENGIRALRTGLVDTVQVVYNIFDQAPEDELFPVCKELNIGVIARVPLDEGSLSGTFTAETKFPESDWRSKYFNAENLRASLERVEQLKKLLPGSMTLPELAIRYILSHPVVSTTIVGMRRTEHVRQNLALSDAGALPPDLLAASKKHRWERTPQMHPVS; this is encoded by the coding sequence ATGAAACTACGCAAGCTGGGCCGTACGGGTTTTGAGGTGAGTGATGTCGCTTATGGACTTTGGGGGATGAGCGGCTGGAGCGGTTCTGACGATCAGGAGTCGCAAAACTCTATGCAGTTCGCAGCAGATTTAGGCTGCAATTTTTTCGATTCCGCCTGGGCCTATGGCGACGGTAAAAGCGACGCCTTTCTGGGAGAAACGCTGCGCCGGAACCCGGGTAAGCGTCTCTACGCTGCCTCCAAGGTCCCGCCGAAAAACCGCAAGTGGCCGGCGTCGCCGAAAGATCCCTATAGCGATGTATTCCCTGCAGACCATGTTTTCGAATACGCAGACCTGATCCGCAAAAAACTTCAGACTGATTCCATTGACTTGCTCCAGTTCCATGTGTGGAACGACGGTTGGACAGACGAAAAGGAGTTTCACGAAACCGTTTCTAAGCTCAAACGTGACGGAACCGTTCGCGCCTTTGGAATAAGCCTCAATCGCTGGGAGCCGGAGAACGGAATACGCGCTCTTCGCACCGGACTCGTGGATACGGTGCAGGTGGTTTACAACATCTTCGATCAAGCTCCTGAGGATGAGCTCTTCCCTGTTTGCAAGGAGCTGAATATTGGCGTCATTGCCCGAGTTCCCCTGGACGAGGGGAGCTTGAGCGGAACGTTCACTGCAGAAACAAAATTCCCAGAAAGCGACTGGCGTTCAAAGTACTTTAACGCAGAAAACCTGCGCGCTTCTCTCGAGCGCGTCGAACAGCTTAAGAAGCTGCTTCCGGGTTCAATGACCTTGCCCGAGCTGGCGATCCGCTACATCCTCTCGCATCCGGTGGTGAGTACGACCATTGTCGGCATGCGGCGTACGGAGCACGTACGTCAGAACCTGGCTTTGAGTGATGCTGGAGCGCTTCCGCCGGATTTGCTGGCTGCCTCGAAAAAACATCGCTGGGAGCGCACGCCACAGATGCATCCTGTTTCATAG
- a CDS encoding MFS transporter — MTKTSNTRLMIAAITALFLYGAIASMLGTLLPDLSAQFHMTAKQNGSIASMQALGLVLASIMAGPLIDSRGKKTGFLGGMALIVISLFALPNSVGWKTIMAAMFVLGVGGGTIVTAANTLVSDIGEDKRASMLSFANVFFGLGGLLTPFIAANLLHGNAIGLSYLIAVLATVTFILHVTTPMPPPAIHQGFVFSQALRLPDKSLLFLLSLFNFLYVSCEVAFWNWLTKYLVGEGISRPVALNILALGFASGMLAGRLISSRLLLKYSAVSVSFVCSGLMVITTYWTLHAGNPVIAWLSVFCAGAVMGPVFPSIIAVAGDAFSQMTATCVGIVITAGWIGVVTSSWLIGLLAGNDGTHLRMALLILPVFSAAMILINLGLRPLLARALARNRIVYDAPAQHVS, encoded by the coding sequence ATGACAAAGACCTCGAACACCCGGCTCATGATAGCCGCTATTACCGCCCTTTTTCTTTATGGGGCCATTGCTTCCATGCTGGGGACGCTGCTGCCTGATCTTTCCGCGCAATTTCACATGACAGCAAAACAAAACGGCAGCATCGCCTCGATGCAGGCGCTGGGGTTGGTGCTGGCTTCCATCATGGCCGGGCCGCTGATTGATAGCCGAGGCAAGAAAACTGGATTTCTGGGCGGGATGGCGCTTATCGTCATCTCTCTCTTTGCCCTTCCCAACTCGGTAGGATGGAAAACCATCATGGCCGCTATGTTCGTTTTGGGAGTGGGTGGCGGCACCATCGTGACCGCGGCGAATACTCTGGTAAGCGATATTGGAGAAGACAAGCGCGCTTCCATGCTGAGTTTTGCGAACGTGTTCTTCGGGCTGGGAGGTCTGCTGACCCCTTTCATCGCTGCTAATCTTCTTCATGGCAATGCTATCGGCCTGAGTTACCTCATCGCGGTGCTGGCAACCGTGACATTCATCTTGCACGTGACCACGCCCATGCCTCCACCAGCCATTCACCAGGGCTTTGTTTTTTCGCAGGCTCTCCGGCTGCCAGATAAATCTTTACTGTTTTTATTGTCTTTGTTTAATTTCTTGTATGTCTCGTGTGAAGTGGCCTTTTGGAACTGGCTGACAAAGTATCTGGTTGGCGAAGGAATTTCGCGGCCGGTAGCGTTGAACATTCTCGCGCTCGGCTTCGCTTCCGGGATGCTGGCCGGCCGTCTGATCAGCTCCCGCCTTCTGCTGAAGTATTCCGCAGTTTCCGTCAGCTTTGTATGCTCGGGGCTCATGGTGATTACCACCTATTGGACCTTGCATGCGGGGAATCCTGTGATTGCGTGGTTGAGTGTCTTTTGTGCAGGGGCGGTGATGGGGCCGGTCTTTCCCAGTATTATCGCGGTTGCCGGGGATGCGTTCTCTCAGATGACCGCTACCTGCGTGGGAATTGTTATCACTGCGGGATGGATCGGGGTGGTAACCAGTTCATGGCTGATTGGATTGCTTGCCGGCAACGACGGAACTCATCTGCGTATGGCCTTATTGATTCTGCCGGTTTTTTCCGCCGCGATGATTCTCATTAATCTCGGCTTGCGTCCCCTGCTGGCCAGGGCACTCGCCCGCAATCGAATAGTGTATGATGCTCCCGCTCAGCACGTATCTTAA
- a CDS encoding glycoside hydrolase family 27 protein, with protein MKFLRILSIFLLAATCSAADLTGNWAVKKPLIDGTYNWAYFNLKQDGSKITGTIRTTQFYYTITESTGGPEGFTLTAGMLDGKSSRTVSYEGKLVGDDELHIISHRRTDTVEDVAHRVPAGEGAMPARVEPPALHKVPDNGLVRTPPMGWNSWNKFGHSINDADVRGVADAMVSSGMKDAGYIYINIDDTWEGMRDTQGNIQSNKKFPDMKALSDYVHSKGLKLGIYSSPGPNTCAGYEGSYGHEEQDARTYAAWGIDYLKYDWCGARILYKDEEMQAVYQKMGDALLATGRPIVYSLCQYGRQDVWKWGADVGGNLWRTTGDIRDAWDSMTRIGFAQDEHAPYAKPGHWNDPDMLEIGNGHMNDTEYKTHMSLWSMLSAPLIAGNDLRDMTPAIHDILTNREVIAIDQDKAGKQATRVSKSGDHEIFVKQLADGARAVALFNRSDKDVPIKVKWADIGIKGTPKHVRDLWEHKDITLEKKQPEYEATVPGHGVVLLRIKH; from the coding sequence ATGAAATTCCTTCGTATCCTTTCCATTTTTTTGTTAGCGGCAACCTGTTCTGCAGCAGACCTCACCGGGAACTGGGCAGTTAAAAAACCTCTCATCGACGGTACCTACAATTGGGCCTACTTCAATTTAAAGCAGGATGGTTCCAAGATTACCGGTACGATTCGTACGACCCAGTTTTATTACACGATTACGGAAAGCACCGGCGGTCCTGAGGGCTTCACGTTGACCGCCGGCATGCTGGATGGCAAGAGCTCTCGCACGGTCAGCTATGAAGGAAAGTTAGTTGGGGATGATGAGTTACACATCATCAGCCACCGCCGTACTGACACCGTGGAAGATGTTGCCCATCGCGTCCCGGCAGGCGAGGGTGCAATGCCGGCCCGGGTTGAACCGCCTGCGCTTCACAAAGTCCCAGATAACGGCCTGGTGAGGACTCCGCCCATGGGCTGGAACAGTTGGAACAAGTTCGGGCACTCGATTAACGACGCCGACGTTCGTGGAGTAGCTGATGCCATGGTAAGCAGCGGAATGAAAGATGCCGGCTACATCTATATCAACATTGATGACACCTGGGAAGGTATGCGCGACACGCAAGGCAACATTCAGAGCAATAAGAAATTTCCCGATATGAAGGCGCTCTCTGATTACGTGCACAGTAAAGGTCTCAAATTGGGAATCTACTCTTCTCCCGGCCCCAACACTTGCGCCGGCTACGAAGGCAGCTATGGACACGAGGAGCAGGATGCCCGCACCTATGCCGCCTGGGGAATTGATTATCTGAAATACGACTGGTGCGGGGCCCGCATTCTGTACAAGGACGAAGAAATGCAGGCGGTCTACCAGAAAATGGGTGATGCCCTGCTGGCTACCGGCCGCCCGATTGTCTATAGTCTTTGCCAATACGGCCGCCAGGACGTGTGGAAGTGGGGCGCCGATGTTGGCGGCAATCTGTGGCGTACCACCGGCGACATCCGTGACGCGTGGGATTCCATGACCCGGATCGGCTTTGCGCAAGACGAGCACGCTCCCTACGCCAAACCTGGACACTGGAACGATCCCGACATGCTGGAGATCGGTAATGGCCACATGAACGACACAGAATACAAAACCCATATGAGTTTGTGGTCTATGCTCTCCGCGCCGCTGATTGCCGGCAACGATCTGCGCGATATGACGCCCGCTATTCACGACATTCTGACAAATCGCGAGGTCATCGCCATTGATCAAGATAAAGCCGGCAAACAAGCCACGCGAGTGTCTAAATCCGGAGACCATGAGATATTCGTGAAGCAGCTTGCCGATGGCGCACGGGCGGTTGCGTTATTTAATCGCTCCGATAAAGACGTCCCGATCAAGGTTAAGTGGGCGGATATCGGGATCAAAGGCACTCCAAAGCACGTGCGCGACCTGTGGGAACACAAAGACATAACTCTGGAAAAGAAGCAGCCGGAATACGAAGCGACTGTGCCCGGACATGGTGTGGTGCTGCTCCGCATCAAACACTAA
- a CDS encoding VOC family protein: protein MVNPAQAARWSIAPYLIVDDVVATANFYRDKLGFHYERFWGEPPAFCMVKRRGIVIMLSQFDKTGLMRPNSKAAPDGEAWDAYIWVENADALYEEFKSRRVKIARDLCDQPYGCRDFDVEDCNGYRLCFGQDIEG from the coding sequence ATGGTTAATCCTGCGCAAGCGGCGCGCTGGAGTATCGCGCCCTACCTCATTGTTGACGATGTAGTGGCAACCGCCAACTTTTACCGCGACAAGCTGGGATTCCACTACGAGCGCTTCTGGGGTGAGCCGCCAGCCTTTTGCATGGTGAAGCGCCGCGGGATTGTCATTATGCTCAGCCAGTTTGATAAGACGGGCCTGATGCGTCCCAACAGCAAAGCGGCTCCCGACGGTGAAGCCTGGGATGCGTATATCTGGGTGGAGAATGCCGATGCGCTGTATGAAGAGTTCAAAAGCAGGCGCGTAAAGATCGCACGGGACCTCTGCGACCAACCCTACGGCTGCCGCGACTTTGACGTCGAGGATTGCAACGGATACAGGCTATGTTTTGGACAGGACATAGAAGGATAA